CGCTTATGACTTCGACGCCTGGCGCGAACTGTGCGACCTGAAGGTGGCTGTCGGCGAGCAACGGGATTACGAAGACTGGATCCGTGCGGTCAACTTCGAGATTCAGGTGCCGCGCGTGGTCCGCCTGCTGACTTACGACCGGGTGCCGCGGAACACGGTGAAGTTCAACCGCCGAAATATCTTTCTGCGGGACGGCCACCGTTGCCAGTACTGCGGCAAGCGGTACAGCACGCCGCGGTTGAGCCTGGACCATGTGATGCCCAAGAGCCGCGGCGGCGCGGACACCTGGGAAAACATTGTCTGTGCCTGTTTGAAGTGCAACGTCGACAAGGGGGGCCGGACTCCCTCCGAGGCGGGCATGAAGCTGTTGCAGAAGCCGATCAAGCCGAAGCGCAGCCCGTTGTTGAGTCGGCAGTTGTCGCTGAGCAAGTACGAAAGCTGGCGCAACTTCATT
This sequence is a window from Planctomicrobium piriforme. Protein-coding genes within it:
- a CDS encoding HNH endonuclease, with amino-acid sequence MRKPVSTSAALQANILALNRNFLAVQVISAKRAFCLLCKGLAEVIHVEGGAYCAYDFDAWRELCDLKVAVGEQRDYEDWIRAVNFEIQVPRVVRLLTYDRVPRNTVKFNRRNIFLRDGHRCQYCGKRYSTPRLSLDHVMPKSRGGADTWENIVCACLKCNVDKGGRTPSEAGMKLLQKPIKPKRSPLLSRQLSLSKYESWRNFIPHSTE